The following coding sequences are from one Lolium rigidum isolate FL_2022 chromosome 6, APGP_CSIRO_Lrig_0.1, whole genome shotgun sequence window:
- the LOC124668132 gene encoding uncharacterized protein LOC124668132 isoform X2: MEHHATEVKQTPDQVGDQSQAAQKIGTKKAELKPSEAKKLIEFMEKNYQERVAKVQSFDEFYHAIFELMELFCEERGQVQYRIPDKEKLQQAYIRHHKTAGELKKDEFVKISKEMVGLDSFSFGKAATEFLLLLFGAPFCALVVKRVLPGLRGLSDDIVIPLATSGSVAYLVHTKKL; this comes from the exons ATGGAACACCATGCTACCGAGGTGAAGCAGACACCAGATCAAG TTGGGGATCAGAGCCAGGCCGCCCAGAAGATCGGGACGAAGAAGGCTGAGCTGAAACCCAGTGAGGCAAAGAAGCTCATCGAGTTCATGGAAAAGAATTACCAGGAGCGTGTCGCGAAGGTTCAGTCCTTCGACGAGTTCTACCACGCCATCTTCGAGCTCATGGA ATTGTTCTGCGAGGAACGTGGGCAGGTGCAGTACAGGATTCCAGACAAAGAGAAACTTCAGCAGGCATACATA AGACACCACAAGACGGCGGGCGAGCTGAAGAAGGACGAGTTCGTGAAGATCAGCAAGGAGATGGTCGGGCTGGACAGCTTCAGCTTCGGCAAGGCGGCCACGGAGTTCCTGCTGCTGCTCTTCGGCGCCCCGTTCTGCGCGCTGGTGGTGAAGAGGGTCCTGCCGGGCCTCCGCGGGCTCTCCGACGACATCGTCATCCCGCTCGCCACCTCCGGCTCCGTCGCCTACCTCGTCCACACCAAGAAGCTCTGA
- the LOC124668132 gene encoding uncharacterized protein LOC124668132 isoform X1, which yields MEHHATEVKQTPDQVVGDQSQAAQKIGTKKAELKPSEAKKLIEFMEKNYQERVAKVQSFDEFYHAIFELMELFCEERGQVQYRIPDKEKLQQAYIRHHKTAGELKKDEFVKISKEMVGLDSFSFGKAATEFLLLLFGAPFCALVVKRVLPGLRGLSDDIVIPLATSGSVAYLVHTKKL from the exons ATGGAACACCATGCTACCGAGGTGAAGCAGACACCAGATCAAG TAGTTGGGGATCAGAGCCAGGCCGCCCAGAAGATCGGGACGAAGAAGGCTGAGCTGAAACCCAGTGAGGCAAAGAAGCTCATCGAGTTCATGGAAAAGAATTACCAGGAGCGTGTCGCGAAGGTTCAGTCCTTCGACGAGTTCTACCACGCCATCTTCGAGCTCATGGA ATTGTTCTGCGAGGAACGTGGGCAGGTGCAGTACAGGATTCCAGACAAAGAGAAACTTCAGCAGGCATACATA AGACACCACAAGACGGCGGGCGAGCTGAAGAAGGACGAGTTCGTGAAGATCAGCAAGGAGATGGTCGGGCTGGACAGCTTCAGCTTCGGCAAGGCGGCCACGGAGTTCCTGCTGCTGCTCTTCGGCGCCCCGTTCTGCGCGCTGGTGGTGAAGAGGGTCCTGCCGGGCCTCCGCGGGCTCTCCGACGACATCGTCATCCCGCTCGCCACCTCCGGCTCCGTCGCCTACCTCGTCCACACCAAGAAGCTCTGA
- the LOC124659527 gene encoding putative calcium-binding protein CML19 codes for MVHATTSGHFSSVFASFDKDSDGKISAAELRLCMKAALGEDVSAEDAESLVNSADSDGDRLLDEEEFLRLVGRPEAEIMADDEERCRELKEAFAMYEVKGEGCITPASLMLMLNRLGSHQGIEDCRDMIQRFDLNGDGVVCFDEFKVMMDA; via the coding sequence ATGGTGCACGCCACGACATCCGGGCACTTCAGCAGCGTGTTCGCCTCCTTCGACAAGGACTCCGACGGCAAGATCTCGGCGGCAGAGCTGCGGCTGTGCATGAAGGCAGCGCTGGGTGAGGATGTGTCGGCGGAGGACGCCGAGTCGCTCGTCAACTCGGCCGACTCCGACGGCGATCGGCTGCTGGACGAGGAGGAATTTCTCaggctagtgggccggcccgaggCCGAGATCATGGCCGACGACGAGGAGCGGTGCAGGGAGCTGAAAGAAGCTTTCGCGATGTACGAGGTGAAGGGCGAAGGCTGCATCACACCGGCGAGCTTGATGTTGATGCTCAACAGGCTGGGCTCGCACCAGGGCATCGAGGATTGCCGGGACATGATCCAAAGGTTCGATCTAAACGGAGATGGAGTGGTTTGTTTCGACGAGTTCAAGGTCATGATGGATGCCTAG